In Actinoplanes sp. NBC_00393, a single genomic region encodes these proteins:
- the cphA gene encoding cyanophycin synthetase has protein sequence MKIETLRRLRGPNVYLSRPAMVARLRLAELTGQETCDVTGFTERLLRALPGLAEHHCAAGAPGGFVSRLRNGTYFGHVTEHVCIELSQLIGRDVSFGRTVAAGEPGVYDVIVECPVDESPESRVPHELLDAAIRLVLEVYEGNPGPTASAMAERLRDLAALAEREATGPSTRSIIAAARRRGIPVERFDDLSLVRLGWGVRRRLAWAAMTDRTSGVGVDIAGDKQVTRRLLSEAGVPVPPGGAASGPAEAVRLLAALGSPVVVKPRHGHHGRNVALNLTTPAEVERACTQAGNDVVVERQLGGRDYRVLVVAGEVVAAAERIAAHVIGDGRATIRELVDRTNADPRRGAGHSRMLTRIELDEQLLAGRGLTPDDVPADGATVWLRDNANLSTGGTSRDVTDQVHPDVTLLCQRVAALVGLDIAGIDLRLPDIAAPVPPAGDPDEVAAGVIEVNAVPGLRMHLAPVHGRARDVGDAIVRAMFPSGSDGRIPTVAVTGTNGKTTVTRLTAHLLGGSGTRVGVASTDGVSIDGRTIHVSDATGPRSAQMVLGDPQVEAAVLETARGGLLRRGLGYDWSDVGVITNITADHLGQDGLDSIEDLAHVKAVVAERVRDGGTLVLNADDPWVRSLADRPRVRADRKRLVWFGLDAGNPVITDHLARGSTAYVLHDGWLVQATGARRTPLVRLAEVPGAYGGAALHVAANTLAAIAAARALGARPETLVDRLAEFDPSAENPGRGTLFRHGEVSIFLDYAHNPAALAATLRTLHRLWGAERCVAAVTLPGDRRDDLLAASAQVLADGVTRAVLYDDCDLRGRAPGEVSALVEREMRARRSEMSAVRADGYRDAVTRALRLAGPGDVLLVIYENWAPMRALLAELDAVPAGGVPVTAGRMLPHSPASGAVAAVRRSLTVSRTRG, from the coding sequence ATGAAGATCGAAACGCTGCGCCGCCTGCGCGGCCCCAACGTCTATCTGTCCCGTCCGGCGATGGTCGCCCGGCTGCGGCTGGCGGAGCTGACCGGGCAGGAGACCTGCGACGTCACCGGCTTCACCGAGCGGCTGCTGCGGGCGCTGCCCGGGCTCGCCGAGCACCACTGTGCGGCCGGGGCGCCCGGGGGGTTCGTCAGCCGGCTCCGCAACGGCACCTACTTCGGGCACGTCACCGAGCACGTCTGCATCGAACTCTCCCAGCTGATCGGGCGGGACGTGAGCTTCGGCCGGACCGTCGCGGCCGGTGAGCCCGGCGTGTACGACGTGATCGTCGAGTGCCCGGTGGACGAGTCGCCGGAGTCGCGGGTGCCGCACGAGCTCCTGGACGCCGCGATCCGCCTGGTCCTGGAGGTGTACGAGGGCAACCCCGGCCCGACCGCGTCCGCCATGGCCGAGCGCCTGCGCGACCTGGCGGCACTCGCCGAGCGGGAGGCGACCGGGCCCAGCACCCGGTCGATCATCGCCGCCGCACGCCGCCGCGGCATCCCGGTGGAACGTTTCGACGACCTCAGCCTGGTCCGGCTCGGGTGGGGCGTACGCCGCCGGCTGGCCTGGGCCGCGATGACCGACCGGACCAGCGGCGTCGGCGTCGACATCGCCGGCGACAAACAGGTCACCCGCCGCCTGCTCAGCGAGGCGGGCGTCCCGGTCCCGCCGGGCGGCGCGGCGTCCGGCCCGGCCGAGGCGGTACGCCTGCTGGCCGCGCTCGGGTCCCCGGTGGTGGTGAAACCCCGGCACGGTCACCACGGCCGCAACGTCGCGCTGAACCTCACCACCCCCGCCGAGGTGGAACGGGCCTGCACGCAGGCGGGCAACGACGTGGTCGTCGAGCGGCAACTCGGCGGCCGCGACTACCGGGTCCTGGTGGTCGCCGGCGAGGTGGTGGCGGCCGCCGAGCGGATCGCCGCGCACGTGATCGGCGACGGCCGGGCCACGATCCGGGAGCTGGTCGACCGCACCAACGCGGACCCGCGCCGCGGCGCCGGCCACTCCCGGATGCTCACCCGGATCGAGCTGGACGAACAGTTGCTCGCCGGCCGGGGACTCACCCCGGACGACGTGCCGGCCGACGGCGCGACCGTGTGGCTGCGCGACAACGCCAACCTTTCCACCGGCGGCACCAGCCGGGACGTCACCGACCAGGTCCATCCGGACGTGACCCTGCTGTGCCAGCGGGTCGCCGCGCTGGTCGGGCTGGACATCGCCGGGATCGACCTGCGGCTGCCGGACATCGCGGCGCCGGTGCCGCCGGCCGGTGACCCGGACGAGGTCGCCGCCGGGGTGATCGAGGTGAACGCCGTACCGGGGTTGCGGATGCACCTGGCCCCGGTGCACGGCCGGGCCCGGGACGTGGGCGACGCGATCGTGCGGGCGATGTTCCCCAGCGGCTCGGACGGGCGGATCCCGACCGTGGCGGTGACCGGGACCAACGGCAAGACCACCGTCACCCGGCTCACCGCCCACCTGCTCGGCGGCAGCGGCACCCGGGTCGGCGTGGCCAGCACCGACGGCGTCAGCATCGACGGCCGGACGATCCACGTCTCGGACGCGACCGGGCCGCGGTCGGCGCAGATGGTGCTCGGCGACCCGCAGGTGGAGGCGGCGGTCCTGGAGACCGCGCGCGGCGGGCTGCTGCGGCGCGGGCTCGGCTACGACTGGTCGGACGTGGGCGTGATCACCAACATCACGGCGGATCACCTCGGCCAGGACGGGCTGGACTCGATCGAGGACCTGGCGCACGTCAAGGCGGTGGTGGCGGAACGGGTCCGGGACGGCGGCACGCTGGTCCTGAACGCCGACGACCCGTGGGTGCGCAGTCTGGCCGACCGGCCGCGGGTGCGCGCGGACCGCAAACGCCTCGTCTGGTTCGGCCTGGACGCCGGCAACCCGGTGATCACCGACCATCTGGCCCGTGGGTCCACGGCGTACGTGCTGCATGACGGCTGGCTGGTGCAGGCGACCGGCGCGCGGCGCACCCCGCTGGTGCGGCTGGCCGAGGTGCCCGGCGCGTACGGGGGAGCGGCATTGCACGTGGCGGCGAACACCCTGGCCGCCATCGCTGCCGCCCGGGCTCTCGGCGCCCGCCCGGAGACACTGGTGGACCGGCTCGCCGAATTCGACCCGAGCGCCGAGAACCCGGGTCGCGGGACGCTGTTCCGTCACGGTGAGGTCTCAATTTTTCTGGACTATGCCCACAATCCAGCAGCTCTCGCCGCTACGCTCCGTACTCTTCACCGGCTCTGGGGTGCCGAACGCTGCGTAGCGGCGGTCACCCTGCCCGGAGACCGCCGGGACGACCTGCTGGCCGCTTCCGCCCAGGTGCTCGCCGACGGGGTGACCCGCGCCGTCCTCTACGACGACTGCGACCTGCGGGGCCGCGCGCCGGGCGAGGTCTCCGCCCTCGTCGAGCGCGAGATGCGGGCGCGCCGTTCGGAGATGAGCGCGGTCCGCGCGGACGGCTACCGCGACGCAGTCACCCGCGCGCTGCGGCTGGCCGGTCCCGGTGACGTGCTGCTGGTGATCTACGAGAACTGGGCGCCGATGCGGGCGCTGCTCGCCGAACTGGACGCGGTCCCGGCCGGCGGGGTGCCGGTGACGGCGGGGCGGATGCTGCCGCATTCGCCCGCTTCAGGGGCAGTTGCGGCGGTCCGGCGGAGCCTCACCGTCTCCCGAACGCGTGGCTGA
- a CDS encoding urease subunit gamma, producing the protein MFLSQHEQERLLIHVAADVARRRRERGLRLNYPEAMAIITAFLLEGARDGNTVAELMDSGRRVLTREDVLEGVPEMLAEVQVEATFPDGTKLVTVHGPIS; encoded by the coding sequence TTGTTCCTCAGCCAGCACGAGCAGGAACGCCTGCTCATCCACGTCGCGGCGGACGTCGCCCGGCGCCGGCGCGAGCGGGGTCTACGGCTCAATTACCCGGAAGCCATGGCGATCATCACGGCGTTCCTGCTCGAAGGGGCACGCGACGGGAACACCGTCGCCGAGCTGATGGACAGCGGCCGCCGGGTGCTGACCCGCGAGGACGTCCTCGAGGGAGTGCCCGAGATGCTGGCCGAGGTGCAGGTCGAGGCCACCTTCCCGGACGGCACCAAGCTGGTCACCGTGCACGGGCCGATCTCATGA
- a CDS encoding urease accessory protein UreD encodes MRASASIVAEADGRGGTRLAVLKGESPLLLRRTGPRDAGRMTVHLVSGGAGPLRGDELDLDIEVAAGAWLEIRSVAASLALPGRAGLPASRLTVTARVAAGATLRYQPEPLIAAAGCDHVAVTRVDVDEGGILLWRDDLVCGRHAEPSGDVVADTTIRYAGSTLYRHELAVGPRAPGWSGAAVLGGGRAVGTVVAAGPGVSASASVPAPDAAVMPLAGPGVLVTVVGADSRQVSAVLDPFCAGHLPGRR; translated from the coding sequence ATGCGGGCGTCGGCGTCGATCGTCGCGGAGGCGGACGGGCGCGGTGGCACGCGCCTCGCCGTGCTGAAGGGCGAGTCGCCGCTGTTGCTGCGCCGGACCGGGCCGCGGGACGCCGGCCGGATGACCGTGCATCTGGTCAGCGGGGGCGCTGGCCCGCTGCGTGGTGACGAGCTCGATCTGGACATCGAGGTGGCGGCCGGCGCCTGGCTGGAGATCCGCAGCGTCGCGGCGTCGCTGGCGCTGCCCGGACGGGCCGGGCTTCCAGCGTCCCGGTTGACGGTCACCGCGCGGGTGGCGGCCGGGGCGACGCTGCGCTACCAGCCCGAACCGCTGATCGCCGCGGCCGGGTGTGACCACGTGGCGGTCACCCGGGTCGACGTCGACGAGGGCGGCATCCTGCTCTGGCGGGACGATCTGGTCTGCGGACGGCATGCGGAGCCGTCCGGGGACGTCGTCGCCGACACGACGATCCGGTATGCCGGCTCGACCCTCTATCGCCACGAGCTCGCCGTCGGGCCCCGCGCGCCGGGATGGTCGGGCGCCGCGGTGCTGGGCGGCGGCCGGGCCGTCGGGACGGTGGTCGCGGCCGGGCCGGGCGTGTCCGCAAGCGCATCGGTCCCGGCGCCGGACGCCGCGGTGATGCCGCTGGCCGGGCCGGGAGTGCTGGTCACCGTGGTGGGCGCGGACAGCCGGCAGGTGAGCGCGGTGCTGGACCCGTTCTGTGCCGGGCACCTGCCGGGCAGGCGATGA
- a CDS encoding serine/threonine-protein kinase: MSTTDLPGSGLLAGRYRLVERLGAGGMSVVWRGFDEVLGRQVAVKVLPPSTSADPSFRRRLRAEAQAAARLTHPHITNVYDYGEATTVDGEPVPYVVMELVDGESLAAVLARVRLLPWPTAVRISAEVAAALAAAHARGIVHRDVTPANVMLTASGAKVVDFGISALIGENDTDDDGSLLGTPAYLAPERLEGGQVSPATDVYAVGLLIYRMLIGQLPWDVGTTTALLRAHQYTEPEPMPPVDGLPPQVDALIGRCLEKRPADRPSSAEMAHVLAGVSAQAPLITSGFDANWEDGEDTFILPSGYPYTGFAELGTVNKDAVTDPDAVHPVVAGAVTEPGAPPAEPPVPDPAPVRSASSQPPLRPGAGGPPAGSPPGRPPATSRTQVRVRRVVVVAGTVALLSALTWGWTAIGQPRDNKAVGATTEPQPSVIPAAGQCVVSYAVWSDDKGKFKAQVTLANRADKPVDDWNLWFLLPGDQVVSGNNKVDLDQQDQAVTVHSAGPLASQRTATMQITGRYVESNAAPMVFKLNGETCETYVSSEPGEPSRPVEHLSDGNVRLGDVNTTPPPGVSIGPSGNVVIRPTASPSRGTSTKPSVKPNPGTSNSPSTSASPDDPGPSISVEPNPPDESESPDPDPSPSKSPPPVDPGASLDNNDCDPADCTDGE; encoded by the coding sequence ATGAGCACGACGGACCTGCCCGGTTCGGGGCTGCTCGCCGGTCGCTACCGACTGGTCGAGCGTCTCGGCGCCGGCGGGATGTCAGTGGTATGGCGAGGGTTCGACGAAGTGCTGGGGCGTCAGGTCGCCGTCAAGGTCCTGCCGCCCTCGACGAGCGCCGATCCCTCGTTCCGACGCAGACTGCGTGCGGAGGCACAGGCCGCGGCGCGGCTCACGCACCCGCACATCACGAATGTGTACGACTACGGCGAGGCGACCACGGTCGACGGCGAGCCGGTGCCGTATGTCGTGATGGAGCTGGTGGACGGCGAGTCGCTGGCGGCTGTCCTGGCCCGGGTCCGGCTGCTGCCGTGGCCTACCGCGGTGCGGATCAGCGCCGAGGTCGCGGCCGCGCTGGCGGCTGCCCACGCGCGGGGCATCGTGCACCGCGACGTGACCCCGGCCAACGTCATGCTCACCGCGAGCGGCGCCAAGGTGGTCGACTTCGGCATCTCCGCGCTGATCGGGGAGAACGACACCGACGACGACGGCAGCCTGCTGGGCACCCCGGCCTACCTGGCGCCCGAGCGCCTGGAGGGCGGTCAGGTCAGCCCGGCCACCGACGTCTACGCGGTGGGCCTGCTGATCTACCGGATGCTGATCGGCCAGCTGCCGTGGGACGTGGGCACCACGACCGCGCTGCTGCGCGCCCACCAGTACACCGAGCCCGAGCCGATGCCGCCCGTCGACGGGCTGCCACCCCAGGTGGACGCATTGATCGGCCGCTGCCTGGAGAAGCGCCCGGCCGACCGGCCGTCCAGCGCCGAGATGGCACATGTGCTGGCCGGTGTCTCGGCCCAGGCCCCGCTGATCACCTCCGGGTTCGACGCGAACTGGGAGGACGGCGAGGACACCTTCATCCTCCCCTCGGGGTACCCGTACACCGGCTTCGCCGAACTCGGCACGGTGAACAAGGACGCCGTGACCGACCCGGACGCGGTGCATCCCGTGGTCGCAGGAGCCGTCACAGAGCCCGGAGCGCCGCCGGCCGAGCCGCCGGTGCCCGACCCGGCTCCGGTGCGCTCAGCGAGCTCACAGCCGCCGTTGCGGCCCGGTGCCGGTGGGCCGCCGGCCGGGTCGCCGCCCGGCCGTCCGCCGGCCACCAGCCGGACCCAGGTGCGGGTCCGGCGCGTCGTGGTGGTCGCCGGCACGGTCGCCCTGCTCAGCGCGCTCACCTGGGGGTGGACCGCGATCGGGCAGCCGCGCGACAACAAGGCTGTCGGCGCGACCACCGAGCCGCAGCCCAGCGTCATCCCGGCCGCCGGCCAGTGCGTGGTCAGTTACGCGGTCTGGTCCGACGACAAGGGCAAGTTCAAGGCTCAGGTGACCCTGGCGAACCGGGCGGACAAGCCGGTCGACGACTGGAACCTGTGGTTCCTGCTCCCCGGCGACCAGGTCGTCTCCGGCAACAACAAGGTCGACCTGGACCAGCAGGACCAGGCCGTCACGGTGCACTCGGCCGGCCCGCTGGCGTCGCAGCGCACCGCGACCATGCAGATCACCGGCCGCTACGTGGAGAGCAACGCGGCGCCGATGGTCTTCAAGCTCAACGGCGAGACCTGCGAGACGTACGTGTCCAGCGAGCCGGGTGAGCCGTCCCGGCCGGTCGAGCACCTGTCCGACGGCAACGTCCGGCTCGGCGACGTGAACACCACGCCGCCCCCGGGCGTCTCGATCGGGCCCAGCGGCAACGTGGTGATCAGGCCGACCGCCTCGCCGAGCCGCGGCACGAGCACCAAGCCCTCGGTGAAGCCGAACCCCGGTACGAGCAACAGTCCTTCGACCTCGGCGAGCCCCGATGATCCCGGCCCGTCGATCTCGGTCGAGCCGAACCCGCCGGACGAGTCGGAGTCGCCGGACCCGGATCCGAGTCCCAGCAAGTCGCCGCCGCCGGTGGACCCGGGGGCGTCGCTGGACAACAACGACTGCGACCCGGCGGACTGCACGGACGGAGAGTGA
- the ureG gene encoding urease accessory protein UreG, with amino-acid sequence MHPELHEHGPDEVPHTHPEPGVDPHAPLHSGARALRIGIGGPVGSGKTALVAALCRALGEELRLAVVTNDIYTTEDADFLLRNGVLPAERIRAVETGCCPHTAIRDDISANLDAVEDLEIELGPLDLVLVESGGDNLTATFSKGLIDQQIFVVDVAGGDKVPRKGGPGVTTADLLVINKTDLAPLVGADLSVMERDAAARRGDLPTVFLSLAEDKAATPVADWIRGLVAARVAPAGR; translated from the coding sequence TTGCATCCTGAACTGCACGAACATGGCCCCGATGAGGTCCCCCACACCCACCCCGAACCGGGGGTGGATCCGCACGCGCCGCTGCACAGTGGCGCCCGGGCCCTGCGCATCGGTATCGGCGGCCCGGTCGGCTCCGGCAAGACGGCGCTGGTCGCGGCGCTGTGCCGGGCGCTCGGCGAGGAACTGCGGCTCGCGGTGGTGACCAACGACATCTACACCACCGAGGACGCCGACTTCCTGCTCCGCAACGGGGTGCTGCCGGCCGAGCGGATCCGGGCGGTCGAGACCGGGTGCTGCCCGCACACGGCCATCCGGGACGACATCTCGGCGAACCTGGACGCGGTCGAGGACCTCGAGATCGAACTCGGGCCGCTCGACCTCGTACTGGTCGAGAGCGGTGGCGACAACCTGACCGCGACGTTCAGCAAGGGCCTGATCGACCAGCAGATCTTCGTGGTCGACGTGGCCGGCGGCGACAAGGTGCCCCGCAAGGGCGGCCCCGGCGTCACCACGGCCGACCTGCTCGTGATCAACAAGACGGACCTCGCTCCGCTGGTCGGCGCCGACCTGTCAGTGATGGAGCGCGACGCCGCTGCCCGGCGCGGCGACCTGCCGACGGTCTTCCTGTCGCTGGCCGAGGACAAGGCCGCCACCCCGGTCGCCGACTGGATCCGCGGCCTGGTCGCGGCACGCGTCGCTCCCGCCGGACGCTGA
- a CDS encoding urease subunit alpha: MTFLDRGRYAALYGPTAGDRVRLADTNLLIEIEEDRSAGPQPGDEVVFGGGKVIRESMGQSRATRAEGTPDTVITGVIVLDHWGIVKADVGVRDGRIVAIGKAGNPDTMDGVHPELVIGASTEIIAGNGKILTAGAIDSHVHLISPTILDTALASGITTIIGGGTGPAEGTKATTVTPNAWHLARMLESLDTWPINVLLLGKGNTMSAESMWEQLRGGAGGFKLHEDWGTTPAAIDACLSVADASGVQVAIHTDTLNEAGFVEETLRAIAGRSIHAYHTEGAGGGHAPDIITVASHPNILPSSTNPTRPYTRNTLSEHLDMLMVCHHLNSAVPEDLAFAESRIRPSTMAAEDVLHDLGAISMIGSDSQAMGRVGEVVTRTWQTAHVMKARRGAAPGDGAADNNRAKRYVAKYTICPAVAHGMAAQVGSIEPGKLADLVLWDPAFFGVRPALVIKGGMIAYAQMGDANASIPTPQPMLPRPMFGSYGVVPSQTSVAFVAPAAIDALLSDRIEVKRALVPVGDTRSVGKADMPLNDAMPRIEVKADTFEVRIDGEVVEPDPVSELPMAQRYFLF, encoded by the coding sequence TTGACCTTCCTCGACCGCGGTCGCTACGCCGCGCTCTACGGCCCGACCGCCGGCGACCGGGTCCGGCTCGCCGACACCAACCTGCTGATCGAGATCGAGGAGGACCGCAGCGCCGGACCACAGCCCGGCGACGAGGTCGTCTTCGGCGGCGGCAAGGTGATCCGCGAGTCGATGGGCCAGTCCCGCGCCACCCGCGCCGAGGGCACCCCGGACACCGTGATCACCGGCGTGATCGTCCTCGACCACTGGGGCATCGTCAAAGCCGACGTCGGCGTCCGCGACGGCCGGATCGTGGCGATCGGCAAGGCCGGCAACCCGGACACCATGGACGGCGTGCACCCGGAGCTGGTGATCGGCGCGAGCACCGAGATCATCGCGGGCAACGGCAAGATCCTCACGGCCGGCGCGATCGACAGCCACGTGCACCTGATCAGCCCGACCATCCTGGACACCGCGCTCGCCTCCGGCATCACCACGATCATCGGCGGCGGCACCGGGCCGGCCGAGGGCACCAAGGCCACCACGGTCACCCCGAACGCCTGGCACCTGGCCCGGATGCTCGAGTCCCTCGACACCTGGCCGATCAACGTGCTCCTGCTCGGCAAGGGCAACACGATGTCCGCCGAGTCGATGTGGGAGCAGCTGCGCGGCGGCGCCGGCGGTTTCAAGCTGCACGAGGACTGGGGTACGACCCCGGCCGCGATCGACGCCTGCCTGAGTGTGGCGGACGCGTCCGGTGTGCAGGTGGCGATCCACACGGACACGCTGAACGAGGCGGGGTTCGTCGAGGAGACCCTGCGGGCGATCGCCGGGCGTTCGATCCACGCGTACCACACCGAGGGAGCGGGCGGCGGCCACGCGCCGGACATCATCACCGTCGCGTCCCACCCGAACATCCTGCCGTCGTCGACCAACCCGACCCGGCCGTACACCCGCAACACCCTCAGCGAACACCTCGACATGCTGATGGTCTGCCACCACCTGAACTCGGCGGTGCCCGAGGACCTGGCGTTCGCCGAGAGCCGGATCCGGCCGTCCACGATGGCCGCCGAGGATGTGCTGCACGACCTGGGCGCGATCTCGATGATCGGGTCGGACTCGCAGGCCATGGGGCGGGTGGGTGAGGTGGTCACGCGTACCTGGCAGACCGCCCACGTGATGAAGGCGCGCCGCGGCGCGGCACCCGGGGACGGCGCCGCGGACAACAACCGTGCCAAGCGCTACGTCGCGAAATACACGATCTGCCCGGCGGTCGCGCACGGCATGGCCGCCCAGGTCGGCAGCATCGAGCCGGGCAAGCTGGCCGACCTGGTGCTGTGGGACCCGGCCTTCTTCGGGGTACGCCCGGCGCTCGTCATCAAGGGCGGCATGATCGCGTACGCGCAGATGGGTGACGCGAACGCCTCGATCCCGACGCCGCAGCCGATGCTGCCCCGGCCGATGTTCGGCTCGTACGGCGTTGTGCCGTCGCAGACCTCCGTGGCCTTCGTGGCTCCGGCCGCGATCGATGCGCTGCTCAGCGACCGGATCGAGGTCAAGCGGGCGCTGGTGCCGGTCGGCGACACCCGCTCGGTGGGCAAGGCCGACATGCCGCTCAACGACGCGATGCCGCGGATCGAGGTCAAGGCCGACACCTTCGAGGTCCGGATCGACGGCGAGGTCGTCGAACCCGACCCGGTCTCGGAACTGCCCATGGCCCAGCGGTACTTCCTGTTCTGA
- a CDS encoding urease accessory protein UreF, which translates to MSLATLLLLADGRLPSGGHAHSGGLEAQIAGGRVKEISGLDGFLRGKLATGGLVSAAFAAAACSDVSRWSALDAGLDARTPSPALRKASRAQGRALLRAGRAMWPVAAVGRDPHQPVALGALAAAAGLAPVQAAVAAAHGSITGPASAAVRLLGLDPYAVHALLARLAPDCDRVAEVAAARCADPVDELPAAGAPLLDIGAEHHATWEVRLFAS; encoded by the coding sequence ATGAGTCTGGCGACCCTGCTGTTGCTCGCCGACGGGCGGCTGCCGTCCGGAGGCCACGCGCACTCCGGTGGGCTGGAGGCGCAGATCGCCGGCGGCCGGGTCAAGGAGATCAGCGGGCTGGACGGCTTCCTGCGCGGCAAGCTCGCCACCGGAGGGCTGGTGTCGGCGGCCTTCGCGGCTGCGGCCTGCTCCGATGTGTCCCGCTGGTCCGCGCTGGACGCGGGTCTCGACGCGCGGACGCCGTCGCCGGCTCTGCGGAAGGCGTCCCGGGCTCAGGGACGGGCGCTGTTGCGGGCCGGGCGCGCGATGTGGCCGGTCGCGGCGGTGGGCCGGGACCCGCATCAGCCGGTTGCGCTGGGTGCGCTGGCGGCGGCAGCCGGGCTGGCGCCCGTTCAGGCCGCGGTCGCTGCGGCGCACGGCAGCATCACCGGTCCGGCCAGTGCGGCGGTCCGGCTCCTCGGACTTGATCCGTACGCGGTGCACGCGCTCCTGGCGCGACTAGCCCCTGACTGTGACCGGGTCGCGGAAGTCGCCGCGGCCCGGTGTGCGGACCCGGTCGACGAACTGCCGGCCGCGGGAGCTCCCCTGCTCGACATCGGCGCCGAGCACCACGCCACCTGGGAGGTGCGTCTCTTTGCATCCTGA
- a CDS encoding sigma-70 family RNA polymerase sigma factor — translation MTTTTELPATIGTAHDVPSGRDIEDLIRENMPMVGHLVRELLNRVPGHVHADDLSSAGFAALLGAARSFDVTRGIPFHRFAAVRIRGALLDELRGQDWASRSVRARARRAATARQELTAALGRTPSDAEVAEVLGIGVSELASVEDDVQKASLLSLQGFPTGAAEEMVPELSEGPEDLLLKRERLGYLHQAIQALPERLRQVVQESFLQEQPLSEVAARLGVTESRISQLRTEALRLLREGLNSSLAPELLTVAAGGPRTRKGCLQRRRSEYFAKVAQQGSLHTRLALTDSHGVPIAVAA, via the coding sequence GTGACCACCACGACCGAACTCCCCGCCACCATCGGCACCGCCCACGACGTGCCCTCGGGGCGCGACATCGAGGACCTGATCCGCGAAAACATGCCGATGGTTGGCCATCTGGTCCGGGAACTGCTCAACCGGGTACCCGGCCATGTCCACGCAGATGACCTCTCGTCAGCCGGGTTCGCGGCCCTGCTCGGCGCGGCCCGCTCCTTCGACGTGACCCGTGGCATCCCGTTCCATCGTTTCGCCGCGGTCCGGATCCGCGGCGCTCTGCTGGACGAGCTCCGCGGCCAGGACTGGGCCAGCCGGTCCGTGCGGGCACGTGCCCGGCGCGCGGCCACTGCCCGCCAGGAGCTGACCGCCGCGCTCGGCCGGACACCGAGCGATGCCGAGGTGGCCGAGGTGCTCGGGATCGGGGTGTCCGAGCTGGCCAGCGTCGAGGACGACGTGCAGAAGGCCTCCCTGCTCAGCCTGCAGGGCTTCCCCACCGGGGCGGCCGAGGAGATGGTGCCGGAACTGTCCGAAGGACCGGAGGATCTGCTGCTCAAGCGGGAACGGCTCGGCTATCTGCATCAGGCCATCCAGGCGTTGCCGGAACGGTTGCGCCAGGTCGTGCAGGAGTCCTTCCTGCAGGAACAGCCGCTGAGCGAGGTGGCGGCCCGGCTCGGCGTCACCGAGTCCCGGATCTCACAGCTGCGCACGGAGGCGTTGCGCCTGCTGCGAGAGGGCCTGAACAGCTCGCTGGCGCCGGAACTCCTGACGGTGGCGGCGGGCGGACCCCGTACCCGGAAGGGCTGCCTGCAACGGCGCCGTTCCGAGTACTTCGCCAAAGTGGCGCAACAGGGCAGCCTTCACACCCGGCTGGCACTCACCGACAGTCACGGCGTACCCATCGCGGTCGCGGCCTGA
- a CDS encoding urease subunit beta: MTIPGEIIPGDGDIEINPGRPTIALTVRNTGDRPVQVGSHFHFAESNAALEFDRDAAWGHRLAVPAGTSVRFEPGIPRDVVLVALAGNRIVPGLRGLAGGTLDKLPPASEPDPTDIEPAGSLDEDTGEGTHNGSPR, from the coding sequence ATGACGATCCCCGGCGAGATCATCCCCGGCGACGGCGACATCGAGATCAACCCGGGTCGACCGACGATCGCCCTGACCGTACGCAACACCGGCGACCGGCCCGTGCAGGTCGGCTCGCACTTCCACTTCGCCGAGTCGAACGCGGCCCTCGAGTTCGACCGCGACGCCGCCTGGGGACACCGGCTGGCCGTGCCGGCCGGGACCTCCGTGCGTTTCGAGCCGGGCATCCCCCGCGATGTCGTCCTGGTGGCGCTCGCCGGCAACCGCATCGTGCCGGGCCTGCGCGGCCTGGCCGGCGGCACGCTGGACAAGCTGCCGCCGGCGTCCGAGCCCGACCCCACCGACATCGAGCCGGCCGGCTCCCTCGACGAGGACACCGGCGAAGGCACGCACAACGGGAGCCCGCGTTGA